One Nonomuraea angiospora DNA segment encodes these proteins:
- a CDS encoding GNAT family N-acetyltransferase: MTTADLSITAAASDDPRIRRLVQDLDADLAIRYPGDIGDPGGHLDPAVRFLLAELDGRPVGCCAIQPFPDGAAELKRMYVTPAARGRGIAGRLLAEAERTAAALGHPEIRLETGLHQPEAIALYTRAGYTPIPNYPPYQHEPLSRCYAKRLP, from the coding sequence ATGACGACCGCCGACCTGTCCATCACCGCCGCCGCGAGCGACGACCCCAGAATCCGGCGGTTGGTCCAGGACCTGGACGCCGACCTCGCCATTCGCTACCCCGGCGACATAGGTGACCCAGGGGGCCACCTCGACCCGGCCGTTCGCTTCCTGCTCGCTGAGCTCGACGGCCGACCAGTCGGCTGCTGCGCCATCCAGCCCTTCCCTGACGGCGCCGCCGAGCTCAAGCGCATGTACGTAACTCCGGCGGCCCGCGGCCGAGGCATCGCCGGACGGCTGCTGGCCGAGGCCGAACGCACCGCCGCCGCCCTCGGCCACCCCGAGATCCGTCTGGAAACCGGTCTCCACCAGCCCGAGGCCATCGCGCTGTACACCCGTGCCGGCTACACGCCCATCCCCAACTATCCGCCCTACCAGCATGAGCCGCTCAGCCGCTGCTATGCCAAGCGGCTGCCCTGA
- a CDS encoding TetR/AcrR family transcriptional regulator has protein sequence MSEAVWRVVAERGMDGLTMRTVADAAGCTTGMVTHYFRDKKALMAHARSVMHDRMVHRVDALAAGGTSRETLQSVCEQALPLDAERHLEAVVWMHFQLSARTDAELLDLHASAHASWVSRLTGLLGAALGRPEPADLKERVHSLVACLDGLALNAAADPGAYPPELLRRVLATQLDLVLATPEGTAHP, from the coding sequence ATGTCCGAGGCCGTGTGGCGGGTGGTGGCGGAGCGCGGCATGGACGGGCTGACCATGCGAACGGTCGCCGACGCGGCCGGGTGCACGACCGGCATGGTGACCCACTACTTCCGCGACAAGAAGGCGCTGATGGCCCACGCCAGATCCGTCATGCACGACCGCATGGTCCACCGCGTCGACGCGCTCGCCGCCGGAGGCACCTCCCGGGAGACGCTGCAGTCGGTGTGCGAGCAGGCATTGCCGCTGGACGCCGAGCGGCATCTGGAGGCCGTCGTGTGGATGCACTTCCAGCTCTCCGCCCGCACCGACGCCGAACTGCTCGACCTGCACGCGTCGGCCCACGCCTCCTGGGTCAGTCGCCTCACCGGCCTCCTGGGCGCCGCACTCGGCCGGCCGGAGCCCGCGGACCTGAAGGAGCGGGTCCACAGTCTGGTCGCCTGCCTGGACGGCCTGGCGTTGAATGCCGCCGCCGACCCTGGCGCCTACCCGCCCGAGCTCCTGCGCCGCGTCCTCGCGACTCAGCTTGACCTGGTCCTGGCAACCCCGGAAGGAACCGCGCATCCATGA
- a CDS encoding CocE/NonD family hydrolase, which translates to MKPLKTMATLSATLSATLVLTCAPALPATAEPAPVTSLPPDRFFAYDRPAEYGVHRERVTVPLRDGSHLACDLHRPAAPDGTPAPGRFPGIVYDYNAYNQLGAQGQAAAYFVTRGYVAAVCNARGSGDSPGYLDPFSGQEQRDNYDLIEWLAAQPWSTGRIGQTGVSYGGHSSLLVAVNKPPHLAAIIPVDGISDWYENTIYRGGIYSARIRDWQRSVAPDTLVTYAQHPLYDDFWRERSVKSRWKYLDVPVLEIAGWYDRYRQGMVENLQARGRNVWLVSGPWVHGWPAGQPADIGNGAYLAWWDRWLARRPGTPLPAARVTSYEVPGTGWRQFDSWPPAGTRTVRLGLGADGTLASDPGRPATRTFQVNTEPAPGGPGRRLSFATGPLRRDLVLAGEIQAQVRASFTAADGNIAVVVQDLAPDGTATRITQGWLKASHRSGHERAVPVRPGKTYDLDLRTWPTHYRVAAGHSISVTVSSDDYPEIDSDAPAGQVSLRLGHGGSNLRLPTL; encoded by the coding sequence ATGAAACCCCTCAAGACCATGGCCACCCTGTCCGCCACGCTGTCCGCCACCCTGGTTCTGACCTGCGCCCCCGCCCTCCCCGCGACCGCCGAACCCGCTCCCGTCACCTCTCTCCCTCCCGACCGGTTCTTCGCCTACGACCGCCCCGCCGAGTACGGCGTCCACCGGGAACGCGTCACCGTACCCCTGCGCGACGGCAGCCACCTGGCCTGCGACCTGCACCGGCCAGCCGCCCCCGACGGCACCCCCGCCCCCGGCCGCTTCCCCGGCATCGTCTACGACTACAACGCCTACAACCAGCTCGGCGCCCAGGGCCAGGCCGCCGCGTACTTCGTCACCCGCGGCTACGTCGCCGCCGTGTGCAACGCCCGGGGCTCAGGCGACTCGCCCGGCTACCTCGACCCCTTCAGCGGCCAGGAGCAGCGCGACAACTACGACCTCATCGAGTGGCTGGCCGCCCAGCCCTGGTCCACGGGCCGGATCGGGCAGACGGGCGTCAGCTACGGCGGGCACTCCTCCCTCCTCGTCGCCGTCAACAAGCCACCCCACCTGGCCGCCATCATCCCCGTGGACGGCATCAGCGACTGGTACGAGAACACCATCTACCGGGGCGGCATCTACTCGGCCAGGATCCGCGACTGGCAGCGCTCCGTCGCCCCCGACACCCTCGTCACGTACGCCCAGCACCCCCTCTACGACGACTTCTGGCGCGAGCGCAGCGTCAAGTCCCGCTGGAAGTACCTCGACGTCCCCGTCCTGGAGATCGCCGGCTGGTACGACCGCTACCGCCAGGGCATGGTGGAGAACCTCCAGGCGCGCGGCCGCAACGTCTGGCTGGTGTCCGGCCCCTGGGTGCACGGCTGGCCGGCCGGGCAGCCCGCCGACATCGGCAACGGCGCCTACCTCGCCTGGTGGGACCGCTGGCTGGCCCGCCGCCCCGGCACCCCGCTGCCCGCCGCGAGGGTGACGTCGTACGAGGTGCCCGGCACGGGCTGGCGGCAGTTCGACAGCTGGCCGCCGGCGGGAACGCGGACGGTGCGGCTCGGCCTCGGCGCCGACGGCACCCTGGCCTCCGACCCCGGCCGGCCCGCCACCCGCACCTTCCAGGTCAACACCGAGCCGGCCCCGGGCGGGCCGGGCCGGCGGCTGTCGTTCGCTACCGGACCGCTCCGGCGCGACCTGGTCCTCGCGGGGGAGATCCAGGCCCAGGTACGGGCCTCGTTCACGGCGGCCGACGGCAACATCGCGGTCGTGGTGCAGGACCTCGCCCCCGACGGCACGGCCACCCGCATCACCCAGGGCTGGCTGAAGGCGAGCCACCGCTCCGGCCACGAGCGCGCGGTCCCGGTACGTCCCGGCAAGACGTACGACCTGGACCTCCGCACCTGGCCCACGCACTACCGCGTCGCGGCCGGGCACAGCATCAGCGTCACGGTGTCCAGCGACGACTACCCGGAGATCGACTCCGACGCCCCAGCGGGACAGGTGTCGCTGAGGCTCGGCCACGGCGGCTCGAACCTCCGCCTACCCACCCTCTGA
- a CDS encoding DUF6351 family protein, with protein MSWRELALIPALVALPLSPPQPDLDIHVLSNRADLVSGGDALVRVTGPARVRVELNGADVTSRFAPGPDGALTGLVDGLSPGENVLTVRPPRGRAERLTITDHPSGGPVFSGPQVGPWQCQTAENGLGPALDDRCDAAPVRSEITLGNGVKATLERGTVNRGIYDVLVPANWNHKLVWVFGAGTGQQYRQGVSRGLTMPEAQEAAAKGFAVASSTMTDNSLHSNDVTSAETVMMVKEHVVETYGEIRYTIGRGGSGGALQQYLVADAYPGLLDGLLPTQDWPDQIVGAYREFGDCAALVRAMDASPLWTDSGDRTAVFGHGGTGVCATSAGRAPDYMKPDDGTSCAGEASYDPARNPGGVRCTLQDFMISIYGARPQGCAGVPCARRPWDNVGVQYGLTALRDGRISPEQFVDLNQRIGGFDIDMTWTPSRTEADVEAVGIAHRTGRVVFGRGLAQVPILVVRGTDNNDYHYPWRSLVLRNRLDRANGHHRNQVLWTNGSDGSPLDVMDRWLAAVEADRRPIPLPAKVVRHRPAEAVDACWISGTKVIDQAACDQAYPHKADTRVAAGEGPTSDLLKCRLKPLRRGDYGGVAFTGEQWARLRSAFPSGVCDYSRPGVGQTDPATGRLRPPQPWLTFTTGPGGTPLGPPPSSRSL; from the coding sequence ATGAGCTGGCGCGAGCTTGCCCTCATACCGGCGCTGGTGGCGCTGCCGCTGTCCCCGCCGCAGCCGGATCTCGACATCCACGTGCTCTCGAACCGGGCCGACCTGGTCTCGGGAGGTGACGCGCTGGTCAGGGTCACCGGCCCCGCCCGGGTACGGGTCGAGCTCAACGGCGCCGACGTCACCTCCCGCTTCGCGCCCGGGCCGGACGGCGCCCTGACCGGGCTGGTCGACGGCCTCTCGCCCGGCGAGAACGTCCTGACCGTCCGGCCGCCGCGCGGACGGGCCGAGCGGCTGACCATCACCGACCACCCGTCGGGCGGGCCGGTGTTCTCGGGCCCGCAGGTGGGGCCCTGGCAGTGCCAGACGGCCGAGAACGGCCTCGGCCCCGCCCTCGACGACCGGTGCGACGCCGCCCCGGTCCGCAGTGAGATCACCCTCGGCAACGGCGTCAAGGCCACCCTCGAACGCGGCACCGTCAACCGCGGGATCTACGACGTCCTCGTGCCGGCGAACTGGAACCACAAGCTGGTGTGGGTGTTCGGGGCGGGCACGGGCCAGCAGTACCGGCAGGGCGTCTCCCGCGGGCTGACCATGCCGGAGGCGCAGGAGGCGGCCGCCAAGGGGTTCGCGGTGGCGTCGTCCACGATGACCGACAACTCCCTGCACAGCAACGACGTCACCTCCGCCGAGACCGTCATGATGGTCAAGGAGCACGTCGTCGAGACGTACGGCGAGATCCGCTACACCATCGGCCGCGGCGGCTCGGGCGGGGCGCTCCAGCAGTACCTCGTCGCCGACGCCTACCCGGGCCTGCTGGACGGCCTCCTGCCCACCCAGGACTGGCCGGACCAGATCGTCGGGGCCTACCGCGAGTTCGGCGACTGCGCCGCGCTGGTCCGCGCCATGGACGCCTCGCCCCTGTGGACCGACTCCGGCGACAGGACCGCCGTCTTCGGGCACGGAGGCACCGGCGTCTGCGCCACCTCCGCGGGCCGCGCCCCCGACTACATGAAGCCCGACGACGGCACGTCCTGCGCGGGCGAGGCGAGCTACGACCCGGCACGCAACCCCGGCGGCGTCCGCTGCACGCTCCAGGACTTCATGATCTCCATTTACGGCGCCCGCCCGCAGGGGTGCGCCGGCGTGCCGTGCGCCCGGCGGCCGTGGGACAACGTCGGCGTCCAGTACGGCCTGACCGCGCTGCGCGACGGCCGCATCAGCCCCGAACAGTTCGTCGACCTCAACCAGCGGATCGGCGGCTTCGACATCGACATGACCTGGACCCCTTCACGGACCGAGGCCGACGTCGAAGCCGTCGGGATCGCGCACCGCACCGGCCGCGTCGTCTTCGGCCGGGGGCTGGCCCAGGTGCCGATCCTCGTGGTCCGCGGCACCGACAACAACGACTACCACTACCCCTGGCGCAGCCTCGTGCTCCGCAACCGGCTCGACCGGGCCAACGGCCACCACCGCAACCAGGTGCTCTGGACGAACGGCAGCGACGGCTCGCCCCTGGACGTCATGGACCGCTGGCTCGCCGCCGTCGAGGCCGACCGCCGGCCGATCCCGCTGCCCGCCAAGGTCGTACGCCACCGGCCCGCCGAGGCCGTGGACGCCTGCTGGATCTCCGGGACCAAGGTCATCGACCAGGCCGCCTGCGACCAGGCGTACCCGCACAAGGCCGACACCCGGGTCGCGGCCGGCGAGGGGCCGACCAGCGACCTGCTGAAATGCCGCCTCAAGCCGCTGCGGCGGGGGGACTACGGCGGCGTCGCGTTCACGGGGGAGCAGTGGGCGCGGCTGCGCTCGGCCTTCCCTTCGGGCGTGTGCGACTACTCCCGCCCCGGCGTCGGCCAGACGGACCCGGCCACGGGCCGCCTCCGGCCGCCCCAGCCCTGGCTCACCTTCACCACCGGCCCCGGCGGCACCCCCCTCGGCCCCCCTCCGTCCTCCCGCTCCCTCTAA
- a CDS encoding helix-turn-helix domain-containing protein, protein MADVQAKRVQPGIIDAEVAGRAVRRIKDYLMRYPDQTTIRVAGEHGDEGPLILPREAVSLLAFILAQAAEGRGVTVIPSHAELTTQQAADMLNVSRPYLIKLLEAGEIPFRLIGKHRRITYEDLQEYKRRDDVKRRTAADQLAALGQELGI, encoded by the coding sequence ATGGCCGATGTCCAAGCCAAGCGTGTTCAACCTGGGATCATCGACGCTGAGGTGGCTGGTCGCGCCGTGCGGCGGATCAAGGACTACCTCATGCGGTACCCCGACCAGACGACCATTCGCGTCGCAGGCGAGCACGGTGACGAGGGTCCGCTGATCTTGCCTCGTGAGGCCGTGAGTCTGCTCGCCTTCATCCTCGCTCAGGCGGCTGAAGGTCGGGGAGTGACGGTCATTCCGTCCCACGCCGAACTGACGACGCAGCAAGCGGCAGACATGCTGAACGTCTCACGCCCCTATCTGATCAAGCTTCTTGAGGCGGGAGAAATCCCCTTCCGGCTGATCGGCAAGCATCGGCGCATCACGTATGAGGATCTTCAGGAGTACAAACGTCGCGATGATGTCAAGCGCCGTACGGCTGCCGATCAGCTTGCTGCGCTCGGTCAAGAGCTGGGCATCTGA
- a CDS encoding NADPH-dependent F420 reductase: MKIGILGTGNVGRALATGWAGGGHDVVLGSRRSDDTGLRAELAAALGEGVPVVDPSSAVMGAEVVVNATPGTASVPLLAEIGAPALAGKVLLDVSVGFTEDGALSHPGESLGEEIQRTFPDTMVVKTLCTVDARLMGAPDSLEGPSTVFLSGNDAEAKRTVGGLLNGLGWSTESLLDLGGITTARGQEHYSLLFLGIAGAIGSYGFGIRVVPPARG, from the coding sequence ATGAAGATCGGAATTCTCGGAACAGGCAACGTAGGACGGGCGCTGGCCACCGGCTGGGCCGGCGGGGGCCATGACGTCGTCCTGGGATCGCGGCGGTCGGACGACACGGGATTGCGGGCGGAACTGGCGGCTGCGCTGGGAGAGGGCGTACCGGTTGTGGACCCGTCCTCGGCCGTCATGGGTGCGGAGGTAGTGGTCAACGCGACGCCCGGCACCGCATCCGTGCCGCTGCTCGCCGAGATAGGCGCCCCTGCCCTGGCCGGGAAGGTGCTGCTCGACGTATCGGTCGGTTTCACTGAGGATGGCGCGCTCTCCCATCCTGGGGAGAGCCTGGGAGAGGAGATCCAACGAACGTTTCCGGACACGATGGTCGTCAAGACGCTCTGTACCGTCGACGCACGGCTCATGGGCGCGCCTGACTCGTTGGAGGGCCCGAGCACGGTCTTCCTCTCGGGGAATGACGCCGAGGCCAAACGCACGGTCGGCGGGCTCCTGAATGGGCTGGGCTGGTCCACGGAGTCGCTGCTCGATCTGGGAGGCATCACCACGGCTCGGGGCCAGGAGCATTACAGCTTGCTCTTTCTGGGGATCGCCGGCGCCATTGGCTCTTACGGTTTCGGGATACGGGTGGTTCCTCCGGCCCGGGGCTAG